The Comamonas testosteroni genome contains the following window.
ATGCAATGACTGCTTTTCGTGTGACCGATATGACATGCGGTGGCTGCGCTGGGCGCATCAAACGATCAATTGTGGCCATGGATGACAAGGCCTGTATCGAGTTTGAGCTTAAGGAGCGAACCGTGCTGATATCGGGAACTGCATCTGACGCCGAGTTTGCAGAAGCCATCCAGGATGCGGGGTATACGCCTGAGCTGATTGATCCGGCCACCGCCCAGACAGGCAATGCAGGCCCAAATACTGCTTGATGCAAATGCCGGGCAGCTCATCCCGGTGTTCATGCTGCGGTGGCGATGAGGCACCCTCATGAGCTTCGACGACGACTCGGATAATGAGGAGACCGATTGGATCAAAGGGTCTCGCCAAAGCGATCGCTTCATCCCCTGAAGTGCAGGTGCATCCATCGTGCTCGTCATGACTCCCGGCGCTTCATATTGCGATTGCAACCCCGGTGATCCTCCTGGGATGAATTGAAAGCGGCCTAAAAGGCCGGCTTTCATTCTGGGAAGCACGCGACAGCACGAGCAGGACATGGATCCGGAATGCTACGAGCAGCATTTCGATCCATTGCCCAGTTTTTTCCTCAAGGTGCCAGAACCAGATCCTTGGTGGTCACACTGTTGGCGGTTGTCAGCGTCACGGCTGGCGCTGTGGTCTGAGTGGTGTAGCCGGCAGCGCTGCCCAAGATGTTGTACTTGCCTGCGGCAGCGGTGTCTGCAGTGAACGCCAAAGGCCCGCTTGCGACGTAAGGTGCCTTGTTGGGTGCCAGCAATGGCAGGTTCAGGCTGTAGTTTGCATTGGCAGGATCAACCAAAGTCCATGCAACATCAAGCCTCTGACCTGTGCCGAGTACCTGCTGGGCATTCACATCAGCATCGGTCAAAGGCGTATTGGATGTGTTTGTCACCTTGCCCGCAACAGTCGCCGAAGCAGATGCCGGCAGTGCAATGGGGGCCGTCGATGCGTTGAGCGTGGTAGTGCCAGCAGCGATCGAGACAGGAATGCCAGTCACGGCGGCGGTGGTCAGGTTCTGGCCTGCAACGACGACGGTGTAGTTGGTGTTCTCCGGCAGGTAGGCCAGCACGAACTTGCCTGTAGTGGCGTTGGGCACGGTGGCGCGCAGATTGTTGTCCGGGTCACGCGTGGACACCACGACGCTGGAGGCCAGAGCAGGATCCACATAGCCCACAATTGCTGTAGTCAACCGCTTGATGACGGCCACCACGGGCTTGAGGTTGTAGTTGCCGGAGTTACCTGCCTTGACAATGGACTTGCAGGCATCGAAGTCCAGAACCATATCGGCGACCTGGCCGCCGGTGACATTGAAGTTGGCCTTGAGCTTGAAGCCGCTTTGTTGACCGCTGGGAGTGGTCAGTGCGATCTCGTTGGTCGAACCCGACAGCACCAGTGCATTGGCCAACGGATTGGCAGATGTCGGGTTGGAAGGATTGTCAGCCAGCACCAAGCGGACCTGCTGGTAGTTGCCAGCCGGTAGCGGCAACGACCCCAATTCCTGCAGCACCCCATTGGTCAAGCCGAGCAGGTCGATGCGCTGGGCAGGAATCGTCAACTCGCTCCAGCCAGAATCAGTGGTACCTGCCGTAGCGCTCTGATGCACGCGGATTTTGGTGACTGTGACATAGACATGGTCGTAGCCACATGCCGGAGCGTCGGTCATGGCCAGCTTGAGCGTGCCTTGCTGTGGAGAGCTATCGCCACCACCACCGCCGCCACATGCTGCCAGGCCGGCAGCAATCAAACCCAGACCCGTCCAGCACAAGGCCTTGACAGGCCGAAATCCATGCAAGTTACTCATACGGTACCTTTTTGAAAACAAAGACAGCGCAATGCTAGGAGTGCCCTTGGATACAGTGTTACGACTCGTAGAACCCTGCATTCGAGCCGGTCTCTGAGCAGCTCCAATCATGCTCTACCTTCGGTAACAAAGCTATTGAAACCTGCCTCCATATGCCACGGTCATCGCCGAAAATAGGACATGGTCAAGGTGATTCAGGTATGGGGGTCCATGAAGGCTCGGATGCCAAGCCTGCATTGCCGCCATCGAACAACATTGATAGAGAAGTACAGACAAAAGCCATGCTGCGCAGCAAATTGGGAACACTGCTGGTGGTCAGTGCGGCACTTTCTTGTGCAGCAGGATTTGCCCTGGATGCCCAGGGCAGCATCGCGAACCTTGAGCTCTGGATAGCTTTGGCAGTCCTGCTACTCCTCAGCGGTGCAGTCCTGATCGTCTTGGGTCAGAACGACTAGCCCCTTGAGGCCGAACGGCGCTGTTGCCTGCATCAATCACGACGACTAGTTCCAGGCCCTGAGCAAAAGAAATAGTGACGCCACCGAGATCCCGCCGATCGTTCTCAAGGTCCCCTGCATCTCTCTGTGACATACGGAAGATCCAAAGGATTCATATGAAAAAAGCGCTAACGCTGGTCGCTACAGCTTTGCTGCTCAGCGGCTGTGTCGTGTATCCGAACGGCTACTACGACGACGGATACAGAAAGCCTCATCCTCATGGGTGCCCACCTGGGCAAGCCAAGAAAGGCAACTGCTAGCACTGAGCCTCCCAGTGTTCAGCCCGTATATTGCATGGAACGCTCGAATCTGCCAGCACCTGGGCGTTGTACAAGGCCAAGACGACAGGTCGCAACAAAGTTGTTGTATTCACCAAAAGTCCGACACAGCGAGCAGCAGACTTTCAGGACACAGCGAAAAGCCATAGCCAGTCCCTGATATGAAGCGGTCATGGAGGCGGCACCGGTGCTGATGTTCGATGAACACAAGAAAGAATGACGAAAGATTGCAATGACGCTCAACAATGTCTGCGTTGTCCTGGCAGCAGCAAAGGCTGCAACGGATCTTGCCGACGGCCAGAAGCTGTCTGTCACAAACTTCAGCTTTTGCGCTGGTGAGCTGCATTACGATCGACGCGAAAACTGCCACTACGTTCCCAGCGAGCCAATCGACCGACATCAAGTTGAGGAGCAGGATGCATGTGCATTGGCTGCTCAGATTCCCGGTCACCACAGACAATGTTGAGAGACCATGCTCAGCCTGGATTGCTGGAGCGTGATCTGCGAGCTCCAGGGAGTCCAGGCTGAGAGCACTGCAGCCACCGGCCCTGCGGGCATTGTGAATGCGGCGCTAGCTTCGCATCTAACGGTCAATTCAGCAGGAGTGAAGAGATGTCATATATCGATGGTTTCGTGATCGCTGTCCCCACCGCCAACAAGCAGAAGTTCATCGAGCACGCGCGCAAGCTCGACCCGATATTCATCGAGCTGGGCGCAATCAGGGTGATCGAGGCTTGGGGAGATGACGTCCCCGATGGCAAAGTCACCGACTTCCGTCGCTCGGTTCAGGCCACAGCCGAGGAGACAGTGGCTTTTTCATGGGTCGAATGGCCGGACAAGGCCACGCGCGACGCAGCCATGAAGAAGATGATGGAAGACCCACGCATGGACCCATCCGCCCCCGGTAACCCGCCCATGCCCTTCGACGGCAAGCGCATGATCTTTGGGGGTTTCGAGCAAGTCGTCGAAGTGAAGCCCTGAGGTCTGATATTCAGCTCATTGAGCTGTCAGGTTCAAACCCAGGCGACATCACCCTCTCACCAGCTGCTTGATGCAATGCAGCCTGGTTTCCCGGTGATCCCCGCGCCAGCCATGGCTAGCCGGCGTCCAGAGCGACTGCATAAAGACATCGCCCTTGCGCATCCGGGCATTCTCTCCTGGGGATTGATGGGTGTGGCGTGACGGCATGCAGGGGCTGTGCGTCATGAGCTCCACGAGCCGTGACGGTCAACCGCTACTTATTGCCGTGGGTTGTACCTGCAATTGTGGCAGTACCGCCGCCCCGGGAATTTGAGTCCGATGGGCTCAGCAAGCAGAAGCGGCCCGCCCTCGCTGGATTGATGCGCCACTTGCCGATACCGGCTATCGCCACCTCCGGCACAAAGCCGGAGCTGAGCGATGCCTTGTACTGCGTCCCGTTGGTGTTCGATAGCGGGGCTGGACTACCTCCGCGACACTGATTGATTCAATAATGCAGCCGCAGGCATCTGCCAGATGCGCCCTTCAATGACGATAGCACCTGGGCACACATGGGCATCCAAATGTGGCCGGGGTGCATGTCAATCGTGCTTATTTGGGAGAGAACAGGAAGTTCATCACATCGCCGTCCCTGACGATGTATTCCTTGCCTTCGGCGCGCATCTTGCCGGCATCCTTGGCACCCTGTTCGCCCTTGAAAGCGACGAAGTCTTCAAAGGCAATGGTCTGGGCACGAATGAAACCACGCTCGAAGTCACCGTGAATCACGCCCGCAGCCTGGGGAGCCGTAGCGCCGACACGCACAGTCCAGGCACGCACTTCCTTTTCACCGGCGGTGAAATAGGTCTGCAGGCCCAGCAGCTTGAAGCCTGCACGGATCAGGCGGTTCAGGCCAGGCTCTTCGAGACCCAGCTCCTGCAGGAACATATCGCGGTCTTCGTCTTCCATCTCGGCCATTTCGGCCTCGATCTTGGCGCAGATGGCCACCACGGGTGCGCCCTGAGCTTCTGCATATTCCTTGAGACGATCCAGAAAAGGATTGTTTTCAAAGCCGTCTTCGGACACGTTGCCCACAAACATGGCGGGCTTGGCAGTGATCAGACAGAAAGGCTTGAGCAGGGGCGCATCTTCCTTGGACACCGACACCACACGGGCGGGCTTGCCTTCATTCAGGGCTTCCTGAATGGGAGTCAGCAGTGCCACCAGCTTGGCGGCTTCCTTGTCGTTGCCGGACTTGGCGGCCTTGCTGTAGCGGTTCAGAGCCTTTTCCACCGTGGCCAGGTCGGCCAGGCACAGCTCGGTCTGGATGACTTCGATGTCGGAAATCGGGTCCACCTTGCCGGCCACGTGGATCACGTTGGGATCTTCAAAGCAGCGCACCACGTTGACGATGGCGTCGGTTTCGCGGATGTGGGCCAGGAACTGGTTGCCCAGACCTTCACCCTTGGAGGCACCGGCCACCAGGCCGGCGATATCCACGAACTCCACGATGGCGGGAACAATGCGTTCAGGCGAGATGATCTCGGCGAGCTGATCCAGGCGCGGATCAGGCACTTCCACCACGCCGGTGTTGGGCTCGATCGTGCAGAAGGGATAGTTCTCGGCGGCGATGCCGGCCTTGGTCAGCGCGTTGAAAAGAGTGGACTTGCCCACGTTGGGCAGGCCCACGATGCCGCATTTGAGGCTCATGGAAATTCCTTATGTATCAATGCACTACCCGGCACCACACCCATGTGGCGGAAGTGCCCGATCCGCATCGTCGCGAATCCGGTTCTTTTGAAGCGTGACCCATAGGCACTCTGTTCACCCAGAGTTTTGTCCCGGTTTGGCCACGGAAAGCCCCCGATTGTAATGACCCGGCAATCTCTGCTCATCTGCGGTAGATTGCGCCGCCGTTCCGGCCAGAAGGCAAAAAAGCCTGCGCAAAGACAGGCTTGGGAGAAAAAATCCGGGAAATGTCGGATCAATCAGCGGTCAACGCCAGCGAACTCTGTCGCATGGGGCCAAACAGTTGCTCCAGCCCGGCAGTCTCCTCCAGCCGTCGGAACTGGGACTGCGGACTGCATAGATACTTGGTCATGCAGGGAGTCCGACAGTTGCGCATCAAGGCGGGCACCTTCTGGGCAAACTCCAGCACCCAGTCTCCGGCCTCACAGCCAATATGGCCATGACCGTCCGGCAGACAGAAATCTCTGTCAGGGGCACGAAAAGTCAGGCGAGCGATCTTTCCGGCAAAAGCACTGCTCCCGGTGAGAACCACGAAATCGCCAGATTTGAATTCAGCCATGCCGCCCTCCCCTCGTTGCTGCTGCCAATGGCTTTATTGGACACTGGTTCTGCTGCATCACTATTACAGGTATGCCCCTGGTCTTAGAGGGTCAAAGGCCTACACCCTCAATCAAAGCGCAGATTGCCCGCCAGTTGCTGGCCCACAGCCAGCTCTGCTACGGCATCCGCAACGTCCGGCAAACCCAGCACTATGGCATTCATACCAAAAGTAATAGCACCATCCACACGCGGATCTTGGCGATAAATGGAGATTGAATCACCCACTGCCGCGCCGGGTATGGCAGTGTCGGGATCTATATCGGGAATCGGGCAGCGCGTACAGGGCTTGCAGGGCAGCAGGCTCAGACCGGGCAACTGGGGCAGCTCCAGCTGTTCCACTCGATCTTCGTCATGGGCCTCGATATCGGCAATCACGATATTCGGACGAAAGCGCCGCGCATCGACAGCTGCCTCACCGGCCTGCGTCAGTCGCTGATTGAGCTCGTCCACGGCCGACTGACTGAGCAGCAGCAAAGGGTAGCCGTCGGCAAAATGCACAGGAGCATCGCTATCGCCCACCCAGCGTTCGCTGGCCCGACGCGGTTGCGAACTATCAAAGCGCACCAGATGGCAGTCCTCCGCCAGAGCCCGACTCAGCCAGCAGCGTGCAGGTGCGGCCCATTCACCGAGGTCCCAGGCATCGACCGTATCCTTCCAGACCCGCGCACGGCATTTGCCGCCCTGTACCAGCAAAGGAATCTGCAAGCTGTCCATACCCGGAAAATGCAGCAGCAAGTATTCATCCGTAATCTCGGGCCGGATCAGCGCCATGCGCGGATGACTGCGCTGGGTCAAGAAATCGCCATTGGCATCGACCACCATCCAGTGCCTGTCCCATTGCAGGCCATGGCGCGAGAGCTCGGCCTTCGGCACGGCAATACCGGCGCAGGATTTGACGGGGTAGATCCACAGTTCGGCAATCCGGCCCTGCACGTCATAGGCGGTGTCGGTCATCACATCTCCTTCGATTACGGATTCTTCATCATTTTGCCGCCAATCCCTTGCCCGACATCCGCAGGCCGCTATCAACAACATAGTTGCCCGCAACGGGTGGTCAACGGGCCTGAGGTTTCCTCTATGAGCGCAGGCCCTGTCCGCGCCTCCTACAATGCCGGACATGGCGCAAACCTTTGATGTATGTATTCGTGGAGCCGGCATTGCGGGCCGGACCTTGGCTCTTTTGCTGGCGCGTGAGCGTCTGCGTGTCGCGCTGGTGGTGCCGCCGCAGGCCAGGTCACAGCACAAGGATGTGCGTGCCTATGCGCTCAATGCCAGTTCCAGGGCCGTGCTGCAGTCGCTGCGCTGCTGGCCTGACGACGAGGACGCCACACCCGTGCTCGGCATGCAGGTGTTTGGCGATCTCGACGGCCAGGTTCAGTTCAATGCAGCGTCCCAGGACGTGCAGGCCCTGGCCTGGATCGTCGACGTGCCTGCTCTGGAACAGCGCCTGGCCGAGGCCGTGCGATATCAGCCCCAGGTGGAGATCGTCGCGGAACCCGTAGAGGCAGCCCTCACCTCCGTCTGCGAAGGCCGCCACAGCAGCTCACGCAGCGAATTCGGCGTGGAGTTCTCCGTCACGCCCTATTCCCAACACGCAATTGCCACACGCCTGCGCTGCGAGCTGCCCCATGGCGGCATTGCACGCCAGTGGTTCACGCCCGAAGGGATTCTGGCCTTTCTGCCTTTGGGCGGACCCGACGGTCAGGAAGTGGCCGTTGTCTGGTCGCTGGAGCAATCGCTGGTGCCTGACTGGCTGGAAAGCGACGAAGAAAGCTTTACCACCCGCCTGCAGTCCATCAGCCAGGATGCGCTGGGCCAGCTGGAGCTGGTGGCCGAGCGCGCCACCTGGCCGCTGCAGCAGGCAGTGGCCGACCGCTGGTGCGGACCGCTGGACAGGAACAGCCAACAAAGCTGGGTGCTGGCAGGTGACGCCGCCCACAACGTCCACCCGCTGGCCGGCCAGGGTCTGAACCTGGGCCTGGGCGATGTGCAGACTCTGGCACGCATCCTTCAGGAGCGCGACTACTGGCGCAGCCCCGCCGATCTGAAGCTGCTGCGCCAGTACGAGCGTGAGCGCAAGGCATCTCTGGCCCCCATGGGCCTGGCCATGGACGGGCTGCAGCAGCTGTTTGCCCGCCCCGAAGTGCCGGTGCAGATGCTGCGCAACTGGGGCATGAAGGGTTTCGAGCGCAGCGGCCTGCTCAAGTCCTGGATGGCCAAGCAGGCCATGGGTCTGCTCTGAGAAGACGGCTCAGGGAACCCTTGACTCAGTCCGTACTCCAAGCATCAGCCCTGCCGTCCATGCATAGTGGATGGCAGCCGAACTCATTCTTTCCACGCTGCAGCGCACTGCAGCGCACGACATCTTCCATGAAACTTGCTGCCTGCCTGCTGGCCACCGCCAGCCTGACCTTCGGCCTGAGCGTGCACGCCCAGGACGCCAACCTCAAGAAGACGCTGACCGAGCGCATTCCCCAGCTCGAAAAAATCGACGAGGTGCGCTCCACCCCCATGAGCGGCCTGTACGAGGTCCGCGTGGGCACGGACATTTTCTACACCGATGCCAAGGGCAACTATCTGATTCAGGGCGAGCTGATCGACACCAAGGCGCGCCGCAACCTGACCGAAGATCGCATGACCCAGCTCACGGCCGTGGACTTCAAGCAGTTGCCCATCAAGGACGCCATCACCATCGTGCATGGCAAGGGCGAGCGCAAGATGGCCGTGTTTGAAGACCCGAACTGCGGCTACTGCAAGCGCTTTGAGAAAGACCTGCAGAGCGTGGACAACGTCACCATCTACCTCTTCCTCTACCCCATCCTGAGCCCGGACTCGGCCGAAAAGTCGCGCAATATCTGGTGCGCCAAGGATCAGGCCAAGGCCTGGCAGGATCAGATGCTGAACAGCAAGAATGCCGCTGCCGCCCAGTGTGACCCTGCCGCCATCCAGCGCAATCTGGCTTTCGGCCGCAAGTACAAGATCACCGGCACCCCCACCGTGATCTTCTCCAACAATGTTCGTGTGCCCGGCGCCATCTCGGCTGCCGAGGTCGAAAAGCACCTGGCCGCCGCCAAGTAATCTCTGTCTCATTGCCGGAGCAGCGCACACCTGATGCAGTTTCAGGCGCGCTGCGCTAGGTTCGCATGCTCCGGCCCGCATTTCTGGAGCTGCCATGACCTCTGTTCTCAACGCATCCGGCATTCGCCCCGACATCCGCTTCGCCGTGCAGGCCAGCGCGGTGGACGCCCATCTTTTCGATGTGCAGCTGCATATCGCCCGGCCTGCGGCGCAGCAGCTGCTGTCGCTGCCGGTGTGGATTCCTGGCAGCTATCTGGTGCGCGAGTTTTCCAAGAATCTGCAGGGCTTGAAGGCCACGCAGAACGGTGAGCCCGTGACCGTGCAACAGCTCAGCAAGAATCAATGGGAAATTGCCTGCAACGCAGGATCAGCATGCGTTATCAGCTATCAGATTTGCGCCTATGACACTTCGGTGCGCACGGCCTGGCTGGATCGCCGGCGTGGTTTCTTCAACGGCACCAGCCTGTGCCTGCGCGTGCATGGTCAGGAGGACCGCCCCCATGCGCTGGAGCTGCTCGGCAGCCCCGCCACGCAGGACTGGCAGGTGGCCACCGGCCTCACGCCCGCGCAAGTCGATGCCAACGGCTTCGGCCTCTACACGGCTGCCCATTACGACGAGCTGGTGGACTGCCCCGTGGAGATGGGGCGCTTCTGGCGTGGCAGCTTTGTAGCCGGAGGCGTGCTCCACGAATTCGTGGTGGCCGGTGCCGCGCCCAGCTTTGATGGCGAGCGCCTGCTCGCCGATACGCAAAAGATCTGCGAGGCCGAGATCGCCTTCTGGCATGCCGACGGCAGCCAGCCGCCCATGGATCGCTATGTCTTCATGCTCAATGTGGTCGATGACAACTATGGCGGCCTCGAGCACCGCAACAGCACGGCACTGATCTGCGGCCGCCGCGATCTGCCGCGCAAGGCAGAGGCCAAGGCCGGCGAGGGCTACAACACCCTGCTGGGCCTGATCAGCCACGAGTACTTCCACACCTGGAACGTCAAGCGCCTGCGCCCGGCCGAACTGGCCCGCTACGACTACGAGCAGGAGAACTACACCGAGCTGTTGTGGTTCTTTGAAGGCTTTACCAGCTACTACGACGATCTGTTCCTGCGCCGCGCCGGATTGCTGGACAACAGCCAGTACCTCAAGCTCGTCACGCGCACCATCAACCAGGTGCTGCAGACGCCGGGCCGTCTGGTGCAGTCCGTGGCCGAGTCCAGCTTCGACGCCTGGGTCAAGTACTACCGCCAGGACGAGAACACTGCCAATCACACGGTCAGCTACTACACCAAGGGCTCGCTGGTTGCGCTGTGCCTGGATCTGGCCCTGCGCGCCAACGGTACGGGCAGCCTGGACGATGTGATGCGCAGCCTGTGGCGCTGCAGTGAAGGCGGCCCCATCAGCGAAGCCGATGTGCTGGCCGTGGTCAGCAAAGTGGGCAACCCCGAGATTGCCGGACAGCTGCAAACCTGGGTGCATTCCACCGAGGACCTGCCGCTGCGCGAGCTGCTGGCCCGGCATGGCATCAATAGCAAGGCCGAGCCCGCACAGCTGGCGCAGAAACTGGGTCTGCGTGTCCAGGAAAATCATAGCGTGCAGATCAAGACCGTGCTGCGCGGCGGCGCTGCCGAGCAGGCAGGCATGATGGCTGGAGACGAATGGCTGGCCGTCGAGGCCTATGGTCAGCGCTGGCGCATCAGCAAACTGGACGATGTGCAGCTGTACGCGGCCGGCTCCAATCAGCTCACGGCCTGGGTAGCACGCGACCAGCAGATTCTGCAGCTGACGCTGAACACGGGCGGCCTGCTCGCCAAAGCCGCCAGCGAGGATGCAGATAGCGCCAGCCCCATCAGCAATCTGGGGCTCGAAATCAGCGACAAGGCCGCCGCAGAGCGCTGGCTGACGGGCATTGCGGCCTGAGCCCGACCCCAAAGTGGCGCTGCTGTGCGACAGCCGGCAGCCAGACTCAGCGGTTATTCTTGGCAGCAGCCATTCATTCTTTAGCAGGAGACAAACTTGGCCTACGAAACCATCGAAGTCCGCGTGGAAGCGGAAAAAGTCGGCGTCATCACGCTGAACCGTCCCAAGCAGCTCAACGCCCTGAACGACCAGCTCATGGACGAACTCGGTGATGCGCTCAGGAAGTTCGATGCCGACAAAAGCATTGGCTGCATGATCATCACCGGCAGCGAACGTGCCTTTGCCGCTGGTGCCGACATCGGTGCCATGGCCAAGTACAGCTTTGCCGACGCCTATGGCGGCGACTACATCACGCGCAACTGGGAAACCATTCGCAGCATCCGCAAGCCCGTGATTGCCGCCGTCAGCGGCTTTGCCCTGGGCGGCGGCTGCGAGCTGGCGATGATGTGCGACTTCATCATCGCTGCCGATAACGCCAAGTTCGGCCAGCCCGAGATCAAGCTGGGCGTGATCCCTGGTGCCGGCGGCACGCAGCGCCTGCCTCGCGCCGTGGGCAAATCCAAGGCCATGGACATGGCTCTGACCGCCCGCATGATGGATGCCAGCGAGGCCGAGCGCGCCGGTCTGGTCAGCCGCGTCGTGCCTTTTGACAAGCTCATGGAAGAGGCGCTGGGCGCCGCCATCATCATCAGCGGCTTCTCTCAGCTGGCCGTGATGGCTGCCAAGGAGTCCGTGAACCGTGCGTTCGAAAGCGGCCTCTCCGATGGCGTGATGTTCGAGCGCCGCCTGTTCCATGCCCTGTTTGCCACCCAGGACCAGAAGGAAGGCATGGACGCGTTTGTGAACAAGCGCCCCGCCAACTTCACCCATCAGTAGGCACCAGATTTTTCGCAAGAAATTTCAGCAAACCGCTTGAAGCAGCTATTTTTTTGCATATAATTGCTGTCTTCGGTCGTATAGCTCAGTTGGTTAGAGCGCAGCATTCATAATGCTGATGTCGCAGGTTCGAGTCCCGCTACGACCACCAGACAGGAAACCGCAGTGTTTGCAAAAGCACTGCGGTTTTTTCTTTGTCGCAACGCTCGCTGCAGTCTGCGCACAAAAATTCCCAACTTGGCTGCCAAGGCCATTTCTTCCTATACAATTGCGGGCTGTCGGTCGTATAGCTCAGTTGGTTAGAGCGCAGCATTCATAATGCTGATGTCGCAGGTTCGAGTCCCGCTACGACCACCAAATCCATGCCCCAGTTGCTCACGCAACTGGGGCTTTTCGCTTTTTACAGAGGCGACATTGCGCCGCACTGCCCTTCCTGCCCCGCAGAAATCAACGCAGTCCGCGCCGCCATGCTCCAGCCGCTCAAACCTCCCCTTCAAGGACTTTTTCGTGCCCGTTGCACCTCAAGGATGCTGCACGCACGCTGCGTGCCCGCGCGCTGGTCTTGCGCCCAGCGAGGA
Protein-coding sequences here:
- a CDS encoding heavy-metal-associated domain-containing protein → MTAFRVTDMTCGGCAGRIKRSIVAMDDKACIEFELKERTVLISGTASDAEFAEAIQDAGYTPELIDPATAQTGNAGPNTA
- a CDS encoding DUF4382 domain-containing protein yields the protein MSNLHGFRPVKALCWTGLGLIAAGLAACGGGGGGDSSPQQGTLKLAMTDAPACGYDHVYVTVTKIRVHQSATAGTTDSGWSELTIPAQRIDLLGLTNGVLQELGSLPLPAGNYQQVRLVLADNPSNPTSANPLANALVLSGSTNEIALTTPSGQQSGFKLKANFNVTGGQVADMVLDFDACKSIVKAGNSGNYNLKPVVAVIKRLTTAIVGYVDPALASSVVVSTRDPDNNLRATVPNATTGKFVLAYLPENTNYTVVVAGQNLTTAAVTGIPVSIAAGTTTLNASTAPIALPASASATVAGKVTNTSNTPLTDADVNAQQVLGTGQRLDVAWTLVDPANANYSLNLPLLAPNKAPYVASGPLAFTADTAAAGKYNILGSAAGYTTQTTAPAVTLTTANSVTTKDLVLAP
- a CDS encoding DUF1428 domain-containing protein, with protein sequence MSYIDGFVIAVPTANKQKFIEHARKLDPIFIELGAIRVIEAWGDDVPDGKVTDFRRSVQATAEETVAFSWVEWPDKATRDAAMKKMMEDPRMDPSAPGNPPMPFDGKRMIFGGFEQVVEVKP
- the ychF gene encoding redox-regulated ATPase YchF is translated as MSLKCGIVGLPNVGKSTLFNALTKAGIAAENYPFCTIEPNTGVVEVPDPRLDQLAEIISPERIVPAIVEFVDIAGLVAGASKGEGLGNQFLAHIRETDAIVNVVRCFEDPNVIHVAGKVDPISDIEVIQTELCLADLATVEKALNRYSKAAKSGNDKEAAKLVALLTPIQEALNEGKPARVVSVSKEDAPLLKPFCLITAKPAMFVGNVSEDGFENNPFLDRLKEYAEAQGAPVVAICAKIEAEMAEMEDEDRDMFLQELGLEEPGLNRLIRAGFKLLGLQTYFTAGEKEVRAWTVRVGATAPQAAGVIHGDFERGFIRAQTIAFEDFVAFKGEQGAKDAGKMRAEGKEYIVRDGDVMNFLFSPK
- a CDS encoding MOSC domain-containing protein gives rise to the protein MTDTAYDVQGRIAELWIYPVKSCAGIAVPKAELSRHGLQWDRHWMVVDANGDFLTQRSHPRMALIRPEITDEYLLLHFPGMDSLQIPLLVQGGKCRARVWKDTVDAWDLGEWAAPARCWLSRALAEDCHLVRFDSSQPRRASERWVGDSDAPVHFADGYPLLLLSQSAVDELNQRLTQAGEAAVDARRFRPNIVIADIEAHDEDRVEQLELPQLPGLSLLPCKPCTRCPIPDIDPDTAIPGAAVGDSISIYRQDPRVDGAITFGMNAIVLGLPDVADAVAELAVGQQLAGNLRFD
- a CDS encoding FAD-dependent monooxygenase; protein product: MAQTFDVCIRGAGIAGRTLALLLARERLRVALVVPPQARSQHKDVRAYALNASSRAVLQSLRCWPDDEDATPVLGMQVFGDLDGQVQFNAASQDVQALAWIVDVPALEQRLAEAVRYQPQVEIVAEPVEAALTSVCEGRHSSSRSEFGVEFSVTPYSQHAIATRLRCELPHGGIARQWFTPEGILAFLPLGGPDGQEVAVVWSLEQSLVPDWLESDEESFTTRLQSISQDALGQLELVAERATWPLQQAVADRWCGPLDRNSQQSWVLAGDAAHNVHPLAGQGLNLGLGDVQTLARILQERDYWRSPADLKLLRQYERERKASLAPMGLAMDGLQQLFARPEVPVQMLRNWGMKGFERSGLLKSWMAKQAMGLL
- a CDS encoding DsbC family protein, whose protein sequence is MKLAACLLATASLTFGLSVHAQDANLKKTLTERIPQLEKIDEVRSTPMSGLYEVRVGTDIFYTDAKGNYLIQGELIDTKARRNLTEDRMTQLTAVDFKQLPIKDAITIVHGKGERKMAVFEDPNCGYCKRFEKDLQSVDNVTIYLFLYPILSPDSAEKSRNIWCAKDQAKAWQDQMLNSKNAAAAQCDPAAIQRNLAFGRKYKITGTPTVIFSNNVRVPGAISAAEVEKHLAAAK
- a CDS encoding M61 family metallopeptidase, with translation MTSVLNASGIRPDIRFAVQASAVDAHLFDVQLHIARPAAQQLLSLPVWIPGSYLVREFSKNLQGLKATQNGEPVTVQQLSKNQWEIACNAGSACVISYQICAYDTSVRTAWLDRRRGFFNGTSLCLRVHGQEDRPHALELLGSPATQDWQVATGLTPAQVDANGFGLYTAAHYDELVDCPVEMGRFWRGSFVAGGVLHEFVVAGAAPSFDGERLLADTQKICEAEIAFWHADGSQPPMDRYVFMLNVVDDNYGGLEHRNSTALICGRRDLPRKAEAKAGEGYNTLLGLISHEYFHTWNVKRLRPAELARYDYEQENYTELLWFFEGFTSYYDDLFLRRAGLLDNSQYLKLVTRTINQVLQTPGRLVQSVAESSFDAWVKYYRQDENTANHTVSYYTKGSLVALCLDLALRANGTGSLDDVMRSLWRCSEGGPISEADVLAVVSKVGNPEIAGQLQTWVHSTEDLPLRELLARHGINSKAEPAQLAQKLGLRVQENHSVQIKTVLRGGAAEQAGMMAGDEWLAVEAYGQRWRISKLDDVQLYAAGSNQLTAWVARDQQILQLTLNTGGLLAKAASEDADSASPISNLGLEISDKAAAERWLTGIAA
- a CDS encoding enoyl-CoA hydratase, with translation MAYETIEVRVEAEKVGVITLNRPKQLNALNDQLMDELGDALRKFDADKSIGCMIITGSERAFAAGADIGAMAKYSFADAYGGDYITRNWETIRSIRKPVIAAVSGFALGGGCELAMMCDFIIAADNAKFGQPEIKLGVIPGAGGTQRLPRAVGKSKAMDMALTARMMDASEAERAGLVSRVVPFDKLMEEALGAAIIISGFSQLAVMAAKESVNRAFESGLSDGVMFERRLFHALFATQDQKEGMDAFVNKRPANFTHQ